One window of the Glycocaulis alkaliphilus genome contains the following:
- a CDS encoding M48 family metalloprotease gives MTIIARLKKCCTTATAFAASAAMVVFPSTPAQAQSISLIRDTEIEAVMRGYTDPLLDAAGLERDSVGFYLVGNNEFNAFVTRGQNIFMHTGAIVTAETPGEIKAVIAHEIGHIEGAHLVRFSDGSRGAMATMIATLGLGIVAAMAGAGAGGAAIIASAPQFATLDMLRYTRTQEAAADQAAITFLDRTGQSSRGLVSTFERFRYQEVMSEARRYEYFRSHPLSSQRIDAMRRRVEASPYADVVDSPEEIAELRRIQAKIIGFTVAPAQVFHRYPESNTSVEAVYARSVAYFRQGRLELARERLAQLIEMEPENPFFHELEGQMLYESGRIADSVAPHRRSVELMPDAPLLRVNLAASLIGTNEADALDEAVSHLRFALAREQENGWAWFQLALAHEARGETALAQLATAERYFAVGNNMQAFVFASRARDELEGGTPAWVRASELIAVAEPTPQEIREWNRAQQERRQFVPVSRDHGTGLSFN, from the coding sequence ATGACGATTATTGCCCGCCTGAAGAAATGCTGCACCACGGCCACCGCCTTCGCTGCCAGCGCAGCCATGGTCGTGTTCCCGTCCACGCCCGCCCAGGCCCAGAGCATAAGCCTGATCCGCGATACCGAGATCGAGGCGGTCATGCGCGGCTATACCGATCCGCTGCTGGACGCGGCAGGCCTCGAGCGCGACTCGGTCGGCTTCTACCTGGTCGGCAATAATGAGTTCAACGCCTTCGTTACGCGCGGGCAGAACATCTTCATGCATACCGGGGCCATCGTCACTGCCGAAACCCCCGGCGAAATCAAAGCCGTTATCGCCCACGAGATCGGCCATATCGAAGGCGCACACCTTGTGCGTTTTAGTGATGGTTCACGCGGTGCCATGGCGACGATGATTGCCACGCTGGGTCTGGGTATCGTCGCGGCCATGGCCGGTGCAGGCGCCGGCGGCGCGGCCATCATTGCCTCCGCGCCGCAGTTCGCCACACTGGACATGCTGCGCTACACCCGCACGCAGGAAGCGGCTGCCGACCAGGCCGCCATCACCTTTCTGGACCGTACAGGCCAGTCATCTCGCGGGCTGGTCAGCACTTTCGAGCGCTTCCGCTATCAGGAAGTAATGAGCGAAGCCCGGCGCTATGAGTATTTCCGCTCGCATCCCCTGTCCTCCCAGCGCATCGACGCCATGCGGCGCCGGGTAGAGGCATCGCCCTATGCCGATGTCGTGGACAGCCCGGAGGAGATCGCCGAGCTCCGCCGCATACAGGCCAAGATCATCGGCTTTACCGTCGCACCGGCCCAGGTTTTCCATCGCTACCCGGAGAGCAATACCAGCGTTGAGGCGGTATACGCCCGATCAGTAGCCTATTTCCGGCAGGGGCGCCTGGAACTGGCGCGCGAGCGGCTGGCACAGCTGATCGAGATGGAGCCGGAAAACCCGTTCTTTCATGAGCTGGAAGGCCAGATGCTGTATGAAAGCGGGCGCATAGCCGATTCCGTGGCGCCGCATCGCCGGTCAGTGGAGCTCATGCCCGACGCTCCGCTATTGCGGGTAAACCTTGCCGCCTCCCTGATAGGCACCAATGAAGCGGATGCGCTTGATGAGGCCGTTTCGCACTTGCGTTTCGCACTGGCGCGCGAGCAGGAAAACGGCTGGGCCTGGTTCCAGCTGGCGCTGGCGCACGAAGCGCGCGGCGAGACGGCACTGGCCCAGCTGGCAACAGCAGAGCGCTACTTCGCCGTTGGCAACAATATGCAGGCCTTTGTATTCGCCAGCCGTGCCCGTGACGAACTGGAGGGCGGCACACCGGCCTGGGTACGCGCCAGCGAGCTGATTGCGGTTGCCGAACCTACACCGCAGGAAATCCGCGAGTGGAACCGGGCTCAGCAAGAGCGCCGTCAGTTCGTACCCGTCAGCCGCGACCACGGCACCGGCCTCAGCTTCAACTAA
- a CDS encoding DsbA family protein translates to MRLLIAFAACFALAACSASSEETRADDDFDQRVHRYIVENPEVIEEALVALQQRARAREQAQLAAGAQQYRDALFADARDPAVGPENADLTIVEFFDYRCPYCVQVNDWLTGVMERHEGRVRVVFKELPLLGAASEEAARAALAVWALSPEIYGDFHDALMQAGQPMNAERIDHIAAEHGIEPDALREAMAAPEIEEHLDSVYQLARSIGVSGTPFFVIGDEIIPGADIGRLNRIVAAALED, encoded by the coding sequence ATGCGCCTCCTGATCGCGTTTGCCGCCTGCTTTGCCCTTGCCGCCTGCTCTGCCAGCAGCGAGGAGACGCGCGCCGATGACGATTTCGATCAGCGCGTGCATCGCTATATCGTCGAGAACCCGGAAGTGATCGAGGAAGCGCTGGTCGCCCTGCAGCAAAGGGCACGCGCACGCGAACAGGCGCAGCTGGCCGCCGGGGCGCAGCAATACCGCGACGCCCTCTTTGCCGACGCACGCGACCCGGCCGTGGGGCCTGAAAATGCCGATCTGACCATTGTCGAGTTTTTCGACTATCGCTGCCCCTATTGCGTACAGGTCAATGACTGGCTGACCGGCGTGATGGAGCGCCATGAGGGACGTGTGCGGGTCGTGTTCAAGGAGCTGCCCCTGCTGGGCGCAGCATCAGAGGAGGCCGCCCGGGCCGCCCTCGCCGTCTGGGCTCTGTCACCGGAAATCTATGGCGATTTTCACGATGCGCTGATGCAGGCCGGCCAGCCGATGAACGCTGAACGCATCGACCATATCGCCGCCGAACACGGCATCGAACCGGACGCGCTGCGCGAGGCTATGGCCGCGCCGGAAATCGAGGAACATCTCGATAGCGTGTATCAGCTGGCACGCTCGATCGGCGTGAGCGGTACGCCCTTCTTCGTTATCGGGGATGAGATCATTCCCGGCGCCGATATTGGCCGTCTCAACCGGATCGTGGCAGCCGCGCTGGAAGACTAG
- a CDS encoding VOC family protein: protein MMEARLSLVTLGVADLARSKAFYEAMGFRAAFENEQVVFLPMGGLVLALFGKHDLDADMARENAGHGHIALAHNTRTEAEVDAIIDHAVASGGSLLKAAHKADWGGYSGYFADPDGHAWEVAFNPYWAIDAEGRINMGS from the coding sequence ATGATGGAAGCGCGCCTCTCCCTCGTCACGCTAGGCGTGGCGGACCTTGCCCGCTCGAAAGCCTTCTATGAGGCGATGGGGTTCAGGGCTGCGTTCGAGAATGAGCAGGTCGTCTTCCTGCCCATGGGCGGGCTGGTGCTGGCGCTGTTTGGCAAGCACGACCTTGATGCCGACATGGCGCGCGAGAATGCAGGGCATGGCCATATTGCACTCGCCCACAACACCCGCACCGAGGCCGAGGTGGATGCGATCATCGACCACGCCGTGGCCAGCGGCGGCAGCCTGCTCAAAGCCGCGCACAAGGCCGATTGGGGCGGGTATTCGGGCTATTTCGCCGACCCGGACGGCCATGCCTGGGAAGTCGCCTTCAATCCCTACTGGGCGATAGACGCCGAAGGGCGGATCAATATGGGTTCTTGA
- a CDS encoding thiazole synthase — translation MTEKTSPDTASTLPEDRPFTVAGRTFNSRLIIGTGKYKSYAQNAEALAASGAEIITVALRRVNLSDPSQPMLVDHIDPKKVTFLPNTAGCFTGEDAVRTLRLAREAGGWNLVKLEVLSDPKHLYPEMEETLRATKMLIADGFDVMVYCSDDPVYARKLEDAGACAIMPLGAPIGSGLGIQNPVNIRLIIEAAKVPVIVDAGVGTASDATIAMELGCDGVLMNTAIAEAKDPVRMASAMKHAVIAGRESYLAGRMPKKRYADPSSPLAGLI, via the coding sequence ATGACCGAGAAAACCTCCCCCGACACCGCCTCCACCCTGCCTGAAGACCGTCCCTTCACCGTTGCCGGGCGGACGTTCAACTCCCGCCTCATCATCGGCACAGGCAAGTACAAGAGTTATGCGCAGAATGCCGAAGCGCTTGCAGCCTCCGGCGCGGAGATCATCACGGTCGCGCTGCGCCGGGTGAATTTATCCGATCCGAGCCAGCCCATGCTGGTCGATCATATCGACCCGAAAAAGGTCACCTTCCTGCCCAACACGGCCGGGTGCTTTACCGGCGAGGACGCCGTGCGCACGCTGCGTCTTGCGCGTGAGGCGGGCGGCTGGAACCTTGTGAAGCTGGAAGTGCTGTCAGACCCCAAGCATCTCTATCCGGAGATGGAGGAGACGCTGCGCGCCACGAAGATGCTGATCGCCGACGGCTTCGACGTGATGGTCTATTGCTCTGACGATCCCGTCTATGCCCGCAAGCTGGAAGACGCTGGCGCGTGCGCGATCATGCCGCTGGGCGCGCCCATCGGCTCAGGGCTCGGCATTCAGAACCCGGTCAATATCCGCCTCATCATCGAAGCGGCGAAGGTGCCGGTGATTGTCGATGCGGGCGTCGGCACGGCCTCTGACGCCACTATCGCGATGGAGCTGGGCTGCGATGGCGTGCTGATGAACACCGCCATCGCCGAAGCCAAAGACCCGGTGCGGATGGCCAGCGCGATGAAGCACGCCGTCATTGCGGGCCGCGAATCCTATCTCGCCGGGCGCATGCCCAAGAAGCGCTATGCCGACCCGTCCAGCCCGCTGGCCGGGCTGATTTAG
- the thiS gene encoding sulfur carrier protein ThiS: MMKTASAATDTAIRVTLNGEARDLPAGLSLSAMLTHLGLDPRKVAVERNLEIAPRSAYGDIAIADGDRLEIVQFVGGG, from the coding sequence ATGATGAAGACCGCCAGCGCCGCCACTGACACCGCCATTCGCGTGACGCTGAATGGCGAGGCGCGCGACCTGCCCGCCGGCCTGTCGCTGTCGGCCATGCTGACCCATCTGGGGCTGGACCCGCGCAAAGTGGCCGTGGAGCGCAATCTGGAGATCGCGCCGCGCTCGGCCTATGGCGATATTGCGATTGCCGATGGCGACCGGCTGGAAATCGTCCAGTTCGTAGGGGGAGGGTGA
- a CDS encoding type II 3-dehydroquinate dehydratase, with amino-acid sequence MARPLFILNGPNLNLLGTREPEIYGSATLSDIEAACAEHASMLGLTIDFRQTNHEGVLIDHVQDAGRAASALIINPAGYGHTSVALHDALKAIAIPAIEIHLSQPAAREAFRHHSYVSSAVSGTISGFGARSYILGIEAAHALIAASGPKTKA; translated from the coding sequence GTGGCCAGGCCGCTTTTCATCCTGAACGGACCCAATCTCAACCTGCTCGGCACGCGCGAGCCGGAGATTTACGGCTCTGCGACGCTGTCCGACATCGAGGCGGCGTGCGCCGAGCATGCCAGCATGCTGGGCCTGACCATCGATTTCCGCCAGACCAACCATGAAGGCGTGCTGATTGACCATGTACAGGACGCCGGACGCGCCGCGTCCGCCCTCATCATCAACCCGGCCGGTTATGGCCATACGTCGGTTGCACTGCACGACGCCTTGAAGGCGATTGCCATTCCGGCCATAGAGATACATCTGTCCCAACCGGCTGCGCGCGAGGCGTTCCGCCATCACTCCTATGTTTCCAGCGCCGTTTCCGGCACAATCAGCGGGTTCGGCGCCCGCAGCTACATCCTTGGCATAGAGGCCGCCCACGCGCTGATCGCTGCGTCCGGCCCGAAGACAAAAGCATAA
- the accB gene encoding acetyl-CoA carboxylase biotin carboxyl carrier protein, translating to MASTPSKPGIDPKLIRQLADILNDTDLTEIEVAQGELHIRVAREVPAPVYTQAAPMAAAPVAAPAAPPASVAAAPSADPAPAAAKAANAVNSPMVGTVYLRPNPDADNFVKPGQSVKEGDTILLIEAMKTFNPITAPRSGKIGELLVSDAQPVEYGEPLFTLI from the coding sequence ATGGCTTCCACGCCCTCCAAACCCGGTATCGACCCGAAACTCATCCGTCAGCTCGCGGACATCCTCAATGATACCGACCTGACCGAGATCGAGGTCGCGCAAGGAGAGCTGCATATCCGCGTGGCGCGCGAAGTGCCTGCGCCGGTCTACACGCAGGCCGCGCCGATGGCGGCGGCCCCGGTGGCCGCTCCCGCTGCGCCGCCCGCATCCGTGGCAGCTGCGCCCTCTGCCGATCCGGCTCCCGCTGCGGCGAAGGCCGCGAACGCCGTCAACTCGCCCATGGTCGGCACGGTCTATCTGCGCCCCAACCCGGACGCCGATAATTTCGTCAAACCCGGCCAGAGCGTGAAGGAAGGCGACACCATCCTCCTCATCGAGGCGATGAAGACTTTCAACCCGATCACCGCGCCGCGCTCGGGCAAGATCGGTGAATTGCTGGTCAGCGATGCCCAGCCTGTCGAATACGGCGAGCCGCTCTTCACCCTCATCTAG
- the accC gene encoding acetyl-CoA carboxylase biotin carboxylase subunit has product MFEKILIANRGEIALRVHRACQEMGIRTVAVHSEADSEAMHVKLADESVCLGPPPAGRSYLHIPAIIAAAEITGAQAIHPGYGFLSENARFAEIVEAHGLTFIGPKPETIRLMGDKITAKKAAVEAGIPVVPGSAGAISDMAEARKVAKEVGFPVLIKAAAGGGGRGMKVAETEDKLESALQTASTEAQAAFGDGAVYIERYLGKPRHIEIQVMADEHGNVLHLAERDCSLQRRHQKILEEAPSVALTPEERSRIGEIVRKAVGAIGYRGAGTVEFLYENGEFFFIEMNTRLQVEHPVTELITGIDLVREQIRVAAGEKLELTQDDIKVNGWSIECRINAENPYTFTPSPGKVTEFHAPGGPGVRLDSGLYAGYSIPPYYDSLIGKLIVHGRDRHEAIMRLKRALKEMVIGGIETTIPLHLDLLEEPDFISGDYHIRWLESWLAERNAKA; this is encoded by the coding sequence ATGTTTGAGAAAATCCTGATCGCGAACCGGGGCGAGATTGCCCTGCGCGTCCACCGCGCCTGCCAGGAAATGGGCATCCGCACCGTGGCGGTCCATTCCGAGGCCGATTCAGAAGCCATGCACGTCAAGCTGGCCGATGAGAGCGTGTGCCTTGGCCCGCCCCCGGCTGGCCGCTCCTATCTGCACATCCCGGCCATCATCGCCGCTGCCGAGATTACCGGCGCGCAGGCCATCCACCCCGGCTATGGCTTTCTGTCGGAAAATGCCCGCTTTGCCGAGATCGTGGAGGCCCACGGCCTGACCTTTATCGGCCCCAAGCCGGAAACCATCCGCCTGATGGGTGACAAGATCACCGCCAAGAAAGCCGCCGTCGAGGCTGGCATTCCCGTCGTTCCCGGCTCCGCCGGCGCGATCTCTGACATGGCTGAAGCGCGCAAAGTGGCCAAGGAAGTCGGCTTCCCAGTCCTCATCAAGGCGGCTGCCGGTGGCGGCGGGCGCGGCATGAAGGTGGCCGAGACCGAAGACAAGCTGGAAAGCGCGCTGCAGACGGCTTCTACGGAGGCGCAGGCCGCCTTTGGCGATGGCGCGGTCTATATCGAGCGCTATCTCGGCAAGCCGCGTCATATCGAGATACAGGTAATGGCCGATGAGCACGGCAATGTGCTCCATCTGGCCGAGCGGGACTGCTCGCTGCAGCGCCGCCACCAGAAAATCCTTGAGGAAGCCCCGTCCGTGGCCCTCACCCCTGAGGAACGCTCACGCATTGGCGAGATTGTGCGCAAGGCGGTCGGCGCAATCGGCTATCGCGGTGCCGGCACGGTGGAATTCCTCTACGAGAATGGCGAGTTCTTCTTCATCGAGATGAATACCCGCCTGCAGGTGGAGCACCCCGTTACCGAGCTCATCACGGGTATCGACCTGGTGCGCGAGCAGATCCGCGTGGCCGCGGGCGAGAAGCTGGAGCTCACCCAGGACGACATCAAGGTCAATGGCTGGTCCATCGAGTGCCGGATCAACGCAGAAAACCCCTACACCTTCACCCCATCGCCGGGGAAGGTAACGGAATTCCACGCGCCCGGCGGACCCGGCGTGCGCCTCGATTCCGGCCTCTATGCCGGCTATTCCATCCCGCCCTATTATGACAGCCTGATCGGCAAGCTGATCGTGCATGGGCGCGACCGGCATGAAGCGATCATGCGCCTGAAACGCGCGCTCAAAGAGATGGTCATTGGCGGTATCGAAACCACGATCCCGCTCCATCTCGATCTGCTGGAGGAGCCGGACTTCATCAGCGGTGATTACCATATCCGCTGGCTGGAGAGCTGGCTGGCAGAGCGCAACGCGAAGGCTTAG
- the aat gene encoding leucyl/phenylalanyl-tRNA--protein transferase yields MRGFGAKELLECYARGVFPMAEDRDDPRVFLLDPDERGVIALDQFHIPRSLAKQVRKDRFHVTVNRCFPVVVDHCAAPARGRENTWINDPIRNLYGELHERGHAHSLECWHEGKLVGGLYGVSLGGAFFGESMFSRMTDASKVALVHLVARLKAGGYTLLDTQFITAHLERFGAQTITRNAYHQLLREALKGDGDFFALPEGLSGAQLLQSITQTS; encoded by the coding sequence ATGCGCGGCTTTGGCGCAAAAGAGCTGCTGGAATGCTATGCGCGCGGCGTCTTCCCTATGGCCGAGGACCGGGACGACCCGCGCGTCTTCCTGCTCGATCCGGACGAGCGCGGCGTCATCGCGCTCGACCAGTTCCACATCCCGCGCAGCCTGGCCAAGCAGGTGCGCAAGGACCGCTTCCACGTCACCGTGAACCGCTGCTTTCCAGTCGTGGTTGATCATTGCGCCGCGCCAGCGCGGGGCCGGGAAAACACCTGGATCAATGATCCGATCCGCAATCTCTATGGCGAGCTGCACGAGCGCGGCCATGCCCATTCGCTGGAATGCTGGCATGAGGGCAAGCTGGTGGGCGGACTCTATGGCGTGAGTCTCGGCGGCGCCTTCTTCGGCGAGAGCATGTTCTCGCGCATGACCGATGCGTCAAAAGTGGCGCTGGTTCACCTCGTCGCGCGGCTTAAAGCGGGCGGCTATACCTTGCTGGACACCCAGTTCATCACCGCGCATCTGGAACGCTTCGGCGCGCAGACCATCACGCGCAATGCCTATCACCAGCTGTTACGCGAAGCGCTCAAAGGCGATGGCGATTTCTTCGCCCTGCCGGAGGGCCTGAGCGGGGCTCAGCTCCTGCAGTCAATCACCCAGACATCATAG
- a CDS encoding DUF2155 domain-containing protein, whose translation MTLLIRLLPICAFALASLILVSAALAQEGDEPGSLEEWEEDVEEPDTELTAPLEQQEELRRAPRSGELSSRPGTIAVLRGLDKVTARTRDFEVNVGESYRFGALDITVRYCRRRPPEEPPEVFVFMEINDQRTDGFGTADEGLRLFSGWMFASNPALNALDHPVYDVWVIDCRS comes from the coding sequence ATGACATTACTGATCCGCCTTCTGCCCATCTGCGCGTTTGCGCTCGCCAGCCTGATCCTTGTCTCTGCGGCTCTTGCCCAGGAAGGCGATGAGCCCGGCTCGCTGGAGGAATGGGAAGAGGATGTTGAGGAGCCGGACACCGAGCTGACCGCGCCACTGGAACAGCAGGAAGAGCTGCGCCGTGCGCCGCGTTCAGGCGAGCTCAGCTCCCGGCCCGGCACGATTGCGGTCCTGCGTGGCCTCGACAAGGTGACGGCGCGCACGCGCGATTTCGAGGTCAATGTCGGCGAAAGCTACAGGTTCGGCGCGCTGGACATCACTGTGCGCTATTGCCGCCGCCGCCCGCCTGAAGAGCCGCCGGAGGTGTTCGTGTTCATGGAGATCAATGACCAGCGCACGGACGGGTTCGGCACAGCCGATGAGGGGCTGCGCCTGTTTTCGGGGTGGATGTTTGCCTCCAACCCCGCGCTCAATGCGCTCGATCACCCCGTCTATGATGTCTGGGTGATTGACTGCAGGAGCTGA
- the mlaD gene encoding outer membrane lipid asymmetry maintenance protein MlaD, with product MRGGAVLETLVGVIVLVVAVVFLVFAQGRLDSDPSAGGYELTARFSEIGALTRGAEVRVSGVPVGSVTAIDLDTETYFAQVRIRLRRDVLIPADSTAKITASGLLGGAYVEIEAGGDDDMIAEGGEIVFTQGAVDLFELIGGFVSGGRGGGDS from the coding sequence ATGCGCGGCGGAGCGGTTCTCGAAACACTGGTTGGCGTGATCGTGCTGGTTGTCGCGGTGGTGTTCCTCGTGTTCGCGCAAGGACGCCTCGACTCTGACCCCTCCGCTGGCGGCTATGAGCTGACAGCCCGCTTCTCCGAGATCGGCGCTCTGACCCGGGGTGCAGAAGTGCGCGTGTCCGGCGTGCCGGTCGGCTCGGTGACGGCGATTGATCTCGATACCGAAACCTATTTTGCGCAAGTCAGGATTCGCCTGCGCCGCGATGTGCTGATCCCGGCCGATTCCACCGCCAAGATCACGGCCTCCGGCCTGTTGGGCGGGGCCTATGTGGAGATCGAGGCGGGCGGCGATGACGACATGATCGCCGAAGGCGGTGAGATCGTCTTCACCCAAGGCGCGGTTGATCTGTTCGAGCTGATTGGCGGCTTCGTGTCGGGCGGGCGCGGCGGCGGCGACAGCTAG
- a CDS encoding NADH:ubiquinone oxidoreductase subunit NDUFA12: MLDFIGRLFAWWNGATLGALWTISRGGKLVGEDDYGNRYYQERKSGSGADGVPRRWVIYNGYADASRVPADWHGWLHHTFAEAPVDAPLPRREWELDHKPNMTGTLYAYRPAGSLADPRPRARSTADYESWNPEG; this comes from the coding sequence ATGCTCGACTTCATTGGACGACTGTTTGCCTGGTGGAATGGCGCGACGCTGGGCGCGCTGTGGACGATCAGCCGTGGCGGCAAGCTCGTCGGCGAGGATGATTACGGCAATCGCTATTACCAGGAACGCAAGAGCGGTTCGGGCGCGGATGGCGTGCCGCGCCGCTGGGTGATCTATAACGGCTATGCCGATGCCTCGCGCGTGCCGGCAGACTGGCATGGCTGGCTGCACCACACCTTTGCCGAGGCGCCCGTTGATGCGCCTTTGCCGCGCCGCGAATGGGAGCTGGACCACAAGCCGAACATGACCGGCACACTCTATGCCTACCGCCCGGCCGGGTCGCTGGCCGATCCGCGCCCGCGTGCGCGCTCGACGGCGGACTATGAGAGCTGGAACCCGGAAGGCTAG
- a CDS encoding DUF2200 domain-containing protein has product MTQHRIFTTSFASVYPAYVAKAERKGRSKEEVDQIIFWLTGYDAAGLRAVLDDKTDFATFFAKAPSMNPARELVKGVVCRVRVEEVEHPLMREIRYLDKLVDELARGKAMEKILRTP; this is encoded by the coding sequence ATGACCCAGCATAGGATATTCACCACCAGTTTTGCGAGCGTGTATCCCGCTTACGTTGCCAAGGCAGAGCGCAAGGGGCGCAGCAAGGAAGAGGTCGACCAGATAATCTTCTGGCTGACGGGTTATGACGCAGCCGGTTTGCGCGCGGTGCTTGATGACAAGACCGATTTTGCGACCTTCTTTGCCAAGGCCCCTTCGATGAATCCGGCGCGTGAACTGGTGAAGGGCGTCGTGTGCAGGGTGCGCGTGGAGGAGGTGGAGCATCCGCTGATGCGCGAGATCCGCTATCTCGACAAGCTGGTGGACGAGCTGGCGCGCGGCAAGGCGATGGAAAAAATCCTGCGTACGCCTTGA
- a CDS encoding Lrp/AsnC family transcriptional regulator — protein sequence MELDDHDRKILRLLQANADQTVQELADAVGLSATPVNRRIRRMEEAGLIRGRVALIDQEGLGLRATLFIFVKTSRHDADWLERFSRGVARLPEVIEFYRMSGEVDYLIKIALPEIADYDAFYKKLIAIAPLSDVSASFAMEAIKNTTELPV from the coding sequence ATGGAGCTTGACGACCACGACCGGAAGATTTTGCGCCTGTTGCAGGCCAATGCGGACCAGACCGTGCAGGAGCTGGCCGATGCGGTGGGCCTCAGCGCCACGCCGGTCAACCGGCGCATCAGGCGTATGGAGGAGGCGGGCCTGATCCGGGGCCGTGTGGCTCTGATCGATCAGGAAGGGCTGGGCCTGCGTGCCACGCTTTTCATCTTCGTGAAGACCAGCCGCCATGATGCCGACTGGCTGGAGCGCTTCTCCAGGGGCGTCGCGCGCCTGCCCGAAGTGATCGAGTTCTACCGGATGAGCGGCGAGGTGGACTACCTCATCAAGATCGCCCTGCCGGAGATTGCCGATTACGACGCCTTCTATAAGAAACTCATCGCCATCGCGCCATTGTCGGATGTCAGCGCGAGTTTCGCCATGGAAGCGATCAAGAACACGACGGAATTGCCGGTTTGA